A segment of the Georgenia sp. M64 genome:
CGCTGGCGTTGATGGCCACGGCCCCGATGCCCTGGAGGCCGAAGACCCGCTCGATGATCGCGGCCCCGCTCATGGCCGCGATGAACTGCAGCGAGAGCATCGTCAGCGCCGGCGGCGCGGCGTTGCGCAGCACGTGGGCGAGGAGGATCTCGCGCCCGGCGAGGCCGCGGCTGCGCAGGGTGCGGACGTAGTCCTGGGAGTAGACGGTGATGACCGAGTTGCGCAGCTGCTGGGCGATCGCCGCGATCGAGCCGATGGACAGGGCGATGACCGGCAACGTGATCGACAGGAGCCAGCCCGTGGGCGAGTCCTGGATGTGGGTGTACCCGGTGGCGGGGAACCAGCGCAGCTGCACGGCGAACACGAGAGCGAGGATGATCGCCACCCAGAAGTTCGGGAGGCTGAACCCGAGCACCATGACCACCTGGAGGACCCGGTCGAGGAAGCCCGGGCGGACCGCGGCGAGGAGACCGAGGGCCACACCGAGCACGGCGGCCACCACCACCGCACCGAGCGCGAGGGAGACGGTGACCGGGAGGCGGGTGACGAGCAGGTCGACGACCTCGACGTTCTGCGCGGTGGAGACCCCCAGGTCGCCGCGCACGGCGTGGCCGAGCCAGTCCAGGTACTGCTCGACGACCGGTCGGTCGAGGCCCAGCTGCTGGCGCCGGGTCTCGACCTGGTCCTCGGTGGCGTACAGGCCCAGGGCGCCCCGTGCCGGGTCGGTCCCGGTGAGCATGAGGAAGAAGAACATTCCCGTGACCACCGAGAAAGCCAGCAGCACGCCCGTGGCGAGCCGTCGTGCGATGAAGCCGAGCACCGTCGCCCCCTTCTGTCGGAAACTGTCGTGGAGCGGGTGGGCCGGGCTCGCGCCCGGCCCACCCGGGGTCGGTCACTCCGCGGGGGCGAAGAACCGCAGGCTGGGCATGAGCTGGGCCTGCTGCATCGTGACCTCGACGTCGTC
Coding sequences within it:
- a CDS encoding ABC transporter permease encodes the protein MLGFIARRLATGVLLAFSVVTGMFFFLMLTGTDPARGALGLYATEDQVETRRQQLGLDRPVVEQYLDWLGHAVRGDLGVSTAQNVEVVDLLVTRLPVTVSLALGAVVVAAVLGVALGLLAAVRPGFLDRVLQVVMVLGFSLPNFWVAIILALVFAVQLRWFPATGYTHIQDSPTGWLLSITLPVIALSIGSIAAIAQQLRNSVITVYSQDYVRTLRSRGLAGREILLAHVLRNAAPPALTMLSLQFIAAMSGAAIIERVFGLQGIGAVAINASGNSDIQVIMGVLLFTVVIVVLVNLAVDILYAALNPKVRHA